One stretch of Gopherus flavomarginatus isolate rGopFla2 chromosome 2, rGopFla2.mat.asm, whole genome shotgun sequence DNA includes these proteins:
- the ELOC gene encoding elongin-C isoform X1 produces MFNSHFRASNGEEKTYGGCEGPDAMYVKLISSDGHEFIVKREHALTSGTIKAMLSGPGQFAENETNEVNFREIPSHVLSKVCMYFTYKVRYTNSSTEIPEFPIAPEIALELLMAANFLDC; encoded by the exons ATGTTTAACAGCCACTTCAGAGCAAGCA ATGGAGAAGAGAAAACATACGGTGGGTGTGAGGGCCCTGATGCTATGTATGTGAAGTTGATATCCTCTGATGGTCATGAGTTTATTGTAAAAAGAGAGCATGCGTTAACATCAGGAACAATAAAAGCTATGTTGAGTGGTCCAG gtcaGTTTGCTGAAAATGAAACAAATGAGGTGAATTTTAGAGAGATTCCATCCCATGTCCTATCCAAAGTATGCATGTATTTCACCTACAAGGTTCGCTACACTAACAGCTCCACGGAGATTCCTGAATTCCCAATTGCACCTGAAATTGCACTGGAACTGCTGATGGCTGCAAACTTCTTAGattgttaa
- the ELOC gene encoding elongin-C isoform X2: MDGEEKTYGGCEGPDAMYVKLISSDGHEFIVKREHALTSGTIKAMLSGPGQFAENETNEVNFREIPSHVLSKVCMYFTYKVRYTNSSTEIPEFPIAPEIALELLMAANFLDC; encoded by the exons ATGG ATGGAGAAGAGAAAACATACGGTGGGTGTGAGGGCCCTGATGCTATGTATGTGAAGTTGATATCCTCTGATGGTCATGAGTTTATTGTAAAAAGAGAGCATGCGTTAACATCAGGAACAATAAAAGCTATGTTGAGTGGTCCAG gtcaGTTTGCTGAAAATGAAACAAATGAGGTGAATTTTAGAGAGATTCCATCCCATGTCCTATCCAAAGTATGCATGTATTTCACCTACAAGGTTCGCTACACTAACAGCTCCACGGAGATTCCTGAATTCCCAATTGCACCTGAAATTGCACTGGAACTGCTGATGGCTGCAAACTTCTTAGattgttaa